From the genome of Candidatus Methylopumilus turicensis, one region includes:
- a CDS encoding CinA family protein codes for MFSPELKALSQEIGKLLLAKKHVLTLAESCTGGLISALITNIAGSSAWFDSGLVTYSNQAKQDLLKVKETTLTQHGAVSEQAAIEMAIGALQQGRANIAASVTGIAGPEGGSSTKPVGTVCFAWASNDLPSISKTYLFQGNREQIREQSTIALLIGLKDFLNQQS; via the coding sequence ATGTTTAGCCCTGAATTAAAAGCACTATCTCAAGAAATAGGTAAACTACTACTCGCTAAAAAGCATGTACTTACCTTAGCGGAATCCTGCACTGGTGGGCTAATTTCAGCCCTTATCACCAATATCGCAGGCAGCTCAGCTTGGTTTGATAGTGGATTGGTCACTTATAGCAATCAAGCCAAGCAGGATTTACTCAAAGTGAAAGAAACTACACTCACGCAACACGGCGCAGTGAGCGAACAAGCCGCAATTGAAATGGCGATTGGCGCACTTCAGCAAGGCAGGGCCAATATTGCTGCAAGCGTGACAGGGATCGCAGGGCCAGAGGGAGGCTCTTCCACAAAACCTGTCGGCACAGTTTGCTTTGCTTGGGCTAGCAACGACTTGCCTTCCATTAGCAAAACTTACTTATTCCAAGGCAATAGAGAGCAAATTCGCGAGCAATCCACCATCGCATTGCTTATTGGACTCAAAGACTTTCTCAACCAACAGAGTTAA